Within Trichoderma atroviride chromosome 2, complete sequence, the genomic segment ATGGCAGCGTCCCTATAGTCAGTGGGGTTGGTCTGAGTGAGAGTAAAGGGATATTGGAAGTCCCGAGTCGAGCTGGACGGGCGGTGGTTATTAAGATAACTGTCTCCGCCGGAAGGGTTATCCTGCGCAATGGCATTGTTTCCGCGAGTTACGGTGTAGTTTGTGGTTCCATCTCCGACCCAAGTGAAGGGGGAGGCATCGGTTCGCCACGGATCAGTCAGAACTTTACGATCTCCCTCGGTGGGGTCATTAAGGCCCCAGGGGTAGACCTGAAAGGTGGCAAAGTCCGAGACGTAATCAACAACACCGTGGATCTCTTCGTTGGTCGTTGCGTCAACGTAGGTGAGAAGCCAGTTGTCCATGATATCGGTCTCAACTCGCCAAGTCAGAGCCAAAGTGCCATCTCCTTTGACGAGATAGACGAGGTGAGCCTTGGGATCGCTGACGGCTCCCGATGTACCCTTCAATGTGTACTTCTCAGTGCCTTCCTCAGCCTGCGCGGTGGCGCCATCAGCTTGAACCGGAAGACCCAAGATGTCAATAGCACCCTTGAGAGCGTTGGTGGGGTCAGAGAAGTCACGCTTCCCAAGGGGGCTCTCTTGTGGCAGCTtgccagagaagaagctgtttcCGTGAGAAAAGACTCTGCCGTCTTTGCCAATCTACGTTTGTAAGTATATAGTCTCTAAGATGAGTTTATCTTGCCTCTACTTACGTTAACCTTGAAGTCAGCGTTGTCAATGTCAATTCCGTGCACAGTCTGCTTGAAGTGAACGTGACCAATGCCGTCAACGTCGATATAGTGGTCATCCACAACGCGGAATTCAGCCTTGGGGGCGACCTTCTTGACAGCTCGGGTAGCAGTATCCACGTAGTTGCGCTTGTAAGCCAGAGCTTGCAGAGaagcctcttcttcaatgtTCGGTGAAGGTGTGTACTGAGAAAGACTCGGCAAGTGATACTTGCTGATATCAACGCCGCGCTTAGCCAGGCTGTTGCCGTTCTCTGGCTGCTTGGTTGGATGGGCGTTCACATGGGCAGCAAGGCCAgtgaggccaagaagaatggCTGACTTCATGATGGGCAATAGATAGGGAGCCAAGAGGGAAGCAAATTTGAGAAGTACCACAACAGGAACCAAAGAATTGACCTGGTTGAGCAACCTGCTGGAAGAGTTTTTGGAATTTGAGATTCTATACGGCCATTATATACTCATGAAGCTCGAAAACGACATCGTGTTCCTCATTTGAGATATTTGTTACCAGCTTCCCTTTCAGACTACAATTCCCGATGTTGCGCTCAATAGGACGAATAGATTCGATTGCGTTTGTGCAAACCGTCTTGGCGACTCCATTACGCGCAATAGTACAGACGAAAAGGAAGGTGCCTTTCCAGTAATACTATCTATGTTGAGAGCTTTGAGAAGAACTTTTGTCGCTATCGAAATCCACATGCCAAGCCAATTAGGTCGACAAAAGTCCATGGTAACAGGCCGGAAGCGAATAAGAGAGCAGCAATGAGGGTTGACAGCTTCTCAAAAATCGAACCCCGTGAACATATCAAGACGAAATGGTTGTATTATCAAGCATTTTGTGCAAATGCAGTAATTCTGATAATATGAGCCTTGGGCGATGTAACAGCGAATGCCATCTGTATGAGTACGCGGACAGCAAAAGTTCATCCGTACCCCGCTACAAATTACCCTGCCCTTTAGTCACTGTATCGACTTCGAGATGAAGATAAGAAGACTATAGTCGCTAATTCGCGGCATTTCATCCAAGCGGCTGTACGCAACTGCTTTCTCGGGCCTAGGCGGTTCGGAATCCTTTCTAGGGCCGGCACGTCTCTATCACAATGCCTTCACATCACCACGGAGCGGGGAATACTTGAGTCTAATTGTAACTATACATGTAAGCTTAATGTGTAACGCATAAACCGTCGCCGGAATCCTCATACCAAAGTTCGCCTAGACGCCCGCAATATCGGGAAGCTAAGGAGCGGATGGCTATCATGGAGATGAACGACCTGCCGAATCGGGATGGAGTCCCGGGGTTGCGCTCCGATCGAGTCTGATGATACCATTTGTATGTTAATTGGTAGTACTACTGTTGACAAAGACCCTGTTTGTGATTGCCGATGAGTTGGTTACTTTTCCCGAACCGAAACAGCCGTGCTCGATCCAGCAATAGCAGGGGGGAATGTGGCGTAATTGCCGCAACCAGTTGTCGAAGACCATCTATGCCTACAGGGAGAAGTTTAtaggccttttttttcactgATAGTATCCACTCATTAGTAAGAAGAAAGGACTTTTACAATGATGCCAGTATAGGAAAAGATATACACATATCGTATATCGTACATGGAGTCTGCCTCATTGCTGGCAGGCTTGGAGGTGTACCTGATGAACGAGTCGCGGTGATATAAATTGATCCGATCCCATTTATTTCCGATACAACGGTTTCATTTTCCATATCAAGCATCTATTAAAGCTGTTAGCCTTATCAGTGGTTGTAGATCCGGTAACGTGACACCTACTTCTATATTTATGACGAGTGGGTGGTATTGCATTGTCTTGGCGCAAATGGTCAACGATAACAAGGCTGATATCACGCGGAAACATTGCGGTTGAAAGTTGGAAGCCTTTCAATTAGATGCATTGTTCCAACGACTATGACGTGTGAAAACAAAAATGCGTCTAACAAAGGTTATCGTCGGATTACCTGGATTGGGCCGCAATCAGTGGATGGCTCTGCTATAATGAACCGATGGGGTGCTTTGTTTGCAGTCAAGTCAGATAGTTAAATTGAGGTAAAAGTAAATCAAGGAAATTGTATTAAAGGCATCGGATAATAGATAAgagcttttgcttctgggTATGGACAGGCAAGTTACCTATTACAGTGACTTATCGTCATTTATTATTTGCTGTTTTCTTCCTACATTGCTAATTCAGTATGGTTACGCTGCTGATTGCAGTCATGCTCTTCACTAACTCATTGAAGTTGTATCCGCCACCTCCTCAATGTTCTTGGGCAAATGAGGTGCTCTCGTATGGAGCAAAACTGCGAAGCATATTTGCAAAGTGGTCAGCCAAAGCTGAGTCCCTTCTAGCTTGGCTTTTATTAATGCCTGCCCGCCTTAGTGGCCTAAGTGGCATCGAATAACTCTGTAGGCCTCGATCAAACCGAGTGGCTTCGTTCTTAGGTGACCTTGATACAGCAGCTTGGCTCCTCACTATGGACGCTTTCAGCGGACATCACAGATTCTAGCTcccttttgccttttacgTATTAAACTTAGTATCTTCAACTTTACTTTGGTTGTTGGCTTCTTTCCGCAACAAGTCGACTAAAAAAAATCATTACAGACTCTTTGAGATCCTGCTTGGTTATTGTCATTTAGTACTACAGTTAGATGCGATATTGTTCTAAGCTACTGCTAGGCTGCCATGCTGTTTTAAAAGAAACACCTTTGCCAATATCAACACCATTGGGCAATCTGCTATTGGCAATGACTTGAAGACCGGACGGCTATGTACGACGGACATGAACCTGACAAGGCTGTGATGTAGAGTGGGTTGACGACATCCTATGCGCGCTTGTTGATGGTAGGCACTGTTGGTGGCATGATATTGCTC encodes:
- a CDS encoding uncharacterized protein (MEROPS:MER0001400~SECRETED:SignalP(1-18)), translated to MKSAILLGLTGLAAHVNAHPTKQPENGNSLAKRGVDISKYHLPSLSQYTPSPNIEEEASLQALAYKRNYVDTATRAVKKVAPKAEFRVVDDHYIDVDGIGHVHFKQTVHGIDIDNADFKVNIGKDGRVFSHGNSFFSGKLPQESPLGKRDFSDPTNALKGAIDILGLPVQADGATAQAEEGTEKYTLKGTSGAVSDPKAHLVYLVKGDGTLALTWRVETDIMDNWLLTYVDATTNEEIHGVVDYVSDFATFQVYPWGLNDPTEGDRKVLTDPWRTDASPFTWVGDGTTNYTVTRGNNAIAQDNPSGGDSYLNNHRPSSSTRDFQYPFTLTQTNPTDYRDAAITQLFYTVNKYHDLLYVLGFNEVAGNFQTNNNGKGGKGNDLVIVNAQDGSGTNNANFATPVDGSSGRMRMYIWTTANPKRDGDLEAGIVIHEYTHGLSTRLTGGPANSGCLNGVEAGGMGEGWGDFYATAIRLKAGDTRNTDYPMGVWADNNVKGIRQYPYSTSLTTNPLTYKSVNAQNEVHAAGTTWATILYEVLWNLIDKYGKNDADFPTFDSQGVPTDGKYLALKLVLNGLALQPCTPTFVSARDAILDADRALTGGENLCELWTGFAKRGLGSGAKYASTSRTESYTIPSGVC